A region of Panicum virgatum strain AP13 chromosome 8N, P.virgatum_v5, whole genome shotgun sequence DNA encodes the following proteins:
- the LOC120685499 gene encoding O-methyltransferase ZRP4-like, producing MELAGQALLDAQLDLWQNTFAYVKSMALKSAIDLRIAETIQHHGGGATLFQIATRAMVPPAKIPCLSRLMRVLTATGVFNAQKTRSGISSCEQLFYSLTPMSCLLVGSRNQAPITTMLLQSTLVSSLFELGGWLRRELPEPCMFHLRNDHTLWELADSDPKFNALFNNGMNSDTEFIMDIVVNEFGEVFHGVDSLIDVAGGHGAAAHAIMKAFPHLKCSVLDLDHVVADAPNDTNVHYIAGNMFETVPPASMIFLKWVLHDWGDEECVKILKNCKEAIPPRDKGGKVVIIDIVIGAGQSDKQRKEMQVVFDLFIMFINGIERDENQWKKIFFEAGFRDYKITPVLGVRSIIEVYP from the exons ATGGAGCTAGCGGGCCAGGCCTTGCTTGACGCTCAGCTTGACCTCTGGCAAAACACATTCGCCTATGTCAAGTCCATGGCCCTCAAATCTGCCATAGACCTCCGCATCGCCGAGACCATCCAACACCATGGAGGCGGTGCCACCCTCTTCCAAATAGCCACCAGAGCTATGGTCCCTCCGGCCAAGATCCCCTGCTTGAGCCGCCTCATGCGCGTGCTCACGGCCACTGGTGTCTTCAACGCCCAAAAGACACGATCGGGCATTAGCAGCTGCGAGCAGCTCTTTTACTCGCTCACACCGATGTCCTGCCTCCTTGTTGGCTCACGAAACCAGGCCCCCATCACCACTATGTTACTCCAATCGACCCTCGTCTCCTCCTTGTTTGAGCTTGGTGGGTGGCTCCGGCGTGAGCTGCCCGAACCATGCATGTTCCATCTGAGGAACGATCACACACTTTGGGAGCTAGCCGACAGTGACCCAAAGTTCAACGCGCTCTTCAACAACGGGATGAACTCAGACACTGAATTCATCATGGACATTGTTGTCAACGAGTTCGGGGAGGTATTCCACGGGGTAGACTCATTGATCGACGTCGCTGGGGGACATGGCGCCGCGGCACATGCCATCATGAAGGCGTTCCCGCATCTGAAATGCAGTGTGCTAGACCTTGACCATGTTGTTGCAGATGCTCCCAACGACACCAACGTGCACTATATCGCTGGCAATATGTTTGAGACTGTGCCACCAGCGAGCATGATATTTCTCAAG TGGGTCTTGCATGACTGGGGCGACGAAGAATGTGTCAAGATATTGAAGAACTGCAAAGAAGCTATTCCTCCAAGAGACAAAGGTGGAAAGGTGGTAATCATAGATATTGTGATTGGCGCAGGACAGTCCGACAAGCAGCGGAAAGAGATGCAGGTCGTCTTTGATCTGTTCATCATGTTTATCAACGGCATTGAGAGAGATGAGAACCAGTGGAAGAAGATCTTCTTCGAAGCAGGATTCCGCGACTACAAGATAACACCAGTTCTGGGCGTTCGGTCAATCATCGAGGTCTACCCATGA